CTGAAATAAAAATGACGCTTAAAAGTGCAATGATTTTTTCAACTGCCATATGGTTGATTGCGTGTGCATTGGGTGCTTTACCTTACTATTTTGCAGGAGAATTATCTTATCTTAACGCTTATTTTGAAGCCATGTCTGGATTTACAACAACAGGTTTCAGCATGTTTCCCAATCTGGACGCTGTTTCATATACAATACACTTCTGGCGGGGTTTTACACAATGGATCGGTGGTCTTGGCATCATATTCCTTCTTCTTGCCCTTTTAAGATCTACAGGTGTTGATGTAATGCGCCTTTACTTTGCTGAAGGCAGAGTAGAACGTTTAAGGCCAAGTATAAAACATTCTACAAGGATTATAGTTTATATATACCTTTTATTTACTGTAATTGCAATAGTTCTATTTTTAATTGCAGGAATGCCCCTATTCGATTCTATCTTCCACGCATTTACAGCACTTTCTACTGGCGGATTTGGAATGCATAATACAAGCGTTTTATTCTACAACAGCGTCTGGGTAGAAATAGCGGCCATGATTGTGATGATGATTGGTGCCACAAACTTCGCTTTGCACTACACAGTCCTTAAAGGGAACTGGAAAGAGTATTTCAAAGATATAGAAACAAAAGTAGCTTATTTTCTAATTATTTTATCCACAATTCTTGTGACATTTGCACTGTATAACAATCAGGTCTATGGAAACGATCTGCTGCTTAATTTCAGATTTGCTCTATTCCAGATGGTTTCTGCTGTAACCACTACAGGCCTGCAAACAGCGTTTTATCCAGATTTACTGGTTAAATGGATTGGTCTTGGTACTTTCCTCATTACAATCATCATGATAATTGGTGCAGGTTCACTTTCCACTGGTGGGGGTATAAAGTGGCTTCGATTTGGTGTGCTTTTAAAAGGAATATCATGGCAGATAAAATCATTCATATTACCTGGTAAAGCTGTAATGGCCAAAAAAATCCATCACGTTACTGAATTAAGCATTACAGAGGATGTTTTAAGGATAACAGGTGCATTCGTATTTACTTACTTTATTGTATACATAATAAG
Above is a genomic segment from Methanobacterium sp. containing:
- a CDS encoding TrkH family potassium uptake protein, yielding MQRIHRLSGREAKTILHFTGNTLMLLAVAILIPIIVAIIYNEPRYIAPFLYSSVISAVIGFSLAKLFKAEIKMTLKSAMIFSTAIWLIACALGALPYYFAGELSYLNAYFEAMSGFTTTGFSMFPNLDAVSYTIHFWRGFTQWIGGLGIIFLLLALLRSTGVDVMRLYFAEGRVERLRPSIKHSTRIIVYIYLLFTVIAIVLFLIAGMPLFDSIFHAFTALSTGGFGMHNTSVLFYNSVWVEIAAMIVMMIGATNFALHYTVLKGNWKEYFKDIETKVAYFLIILSTILVTFALYNNQVYGNDLLLNFRFALFQMVSAVTTTGLQTAFYPDLLVKWIGLGTFLITIIMIIGAGSLSTGGGIKWLRFGVLLKGISWQIKSFILPGKAVMAKKIHHVTELSITEDVLRITGAFVFTYFIVYIISVIIVLIYYPDISRVIFEVASALSNVGLSSGIITADSPAVVKIVFIINFWMGRLEIWPVLLFITITINNIVRR